A genomic region of Trichothermofontia sichuanensis B231 contains the following coding sequences:
- the hemB gene encoding porphobilinogen synthase produces MFPIHRPRRLRSTTTLRRMVQETTLTVNDLIYPLFAVPGEGVAQEVKSMPGVYQLSVDKIVEEAREVKDLGIPAIILFGIPETKDTDATGAWHDCGIVQKAATAVKEAVSDLVIIADTCLCEYTSHGHCGYLEVGDLTGRVLNDPTLELLKKTAVSQAKAGADIIAPSGMMDGFVQAIRAALDEAGFQNTPILSYAAKYASAYYGPFRDAAESAPQFGDRRTYQMDPGNAREALKEVALDVEEGADMVMVKPALAYMDIIWRIKEMTQLPVAAYNVSGEYSMVKAAALNGWIDEQRVTLETLTGFKRAGADLILTYHAKDAARWLQA; encoded by the coding sequence ATGTTTCCCATTCATCGTCCCCGTCGTCTGCGTTCAACCACAACCCTGCGCCGCATGGTTCAGGAAACCACCCTGACCGTTAACGACCTGATCTACCCCCTGTTTGCGGTACCCGGTGAGGGCGTGGCCCAGGAAGTCAAGTCGATGCCGGGGGTCTACCAGTTATCGGTAGACAAGATTGTTGAAGAAGCCAGGGAAGTTAAGGATTTAGGCATCCCAGCGATTATTCTCTTCGGCATTCCTGAAACGAAGGATACCGATGCCACCGGTGCATGGCATGACTGCGGGATTGTTCAGAAAGCGGCGACGGCAGTGAAGGAAGCGGTTTCTGACCTGGTGATTATTGCCGATACCTGTCTGTGCGAGTATACCAGTCATGGCCATTGTGGCTATCTCGAAGTTGGCGATCTCACGGGCCGGGTGCTGAATGATCCGACGTTGGAGTTGCTGAAGAAAACGGCAGTGTCCCAGGCGAAGGCCGGGGCCGATATTATTGCGCCGTCGGGGATGATGGATGGCTTTGTCCAGGCGATTCGCGCGGCTCTCGATGAGGCAGGTTTCCAGAATACCCCGATCCTGTCCTATGCCGCTAAGTATGCCTCTGCCTACTATGGTCCCTTCCGCGATGCTGCTGAGTCTGCACCCCAGTTTGGCGATCGTCGCACCTACCAGATGGACCCTGGTAATGCCCGCGAAGCCCTGAAGGAAGTGGCGCTGGATGTTGAGGAAGGGGCGGATATGGTCATGGTCAAACCGGCGTTGGCTTATATGGACATCATCTGGCGGATTAAGGAAATGACTCAACTGCCCGTTGCCGCCTATAACGTCTCCGGGGAATATTCAATGGTGAAAGCTGCCGCCCTGAATGGTTGGATTGATGAGCAGCGGGTTACCCTGGAAACGCTAACGGGCTTTAAACGCGCTGGGGCTGATCTGATCCTGACCTACCACGCCAAGGATGCCGCCCGCTGGTTGCAGGCATAG
- a CDS encoding ABC transporter ATP-binding protein/permease, with protein MNAVEPSIQRFRFDRQLWHRFIEIAQPYFYPTHRGSTWIFAGLLLVLLIIVVSLTFFLAVGLTRLGQLLFPAFFADLAGGLVTQVNGLLNSPVPYIALGSLLISGLLFASQRRKLRQRWLQWGLLGLLLFLSFAVNGMNVILSYVFRFIDNVLVDKNETAFWQFLWVYAGVLIVAIPVIVLYRYVRLKLGLFWREWLTKDFLDRYFDNRAYYELDSNAANVEVDNPDQRITEDIKSFTGTTLSFLLDILDSILTLISFIAILWSISRPLTGGLVVYALAGTAIAVIAGTKLIRINYDQLRLEANFRYGMVHVRDNAESIAFYRGESLELQQVLQRLIAALRNFDLLILWQAIIDLFQYGYNYFARLVPYLIVAPLYFAGNADFGTIGQSYFAFSQVLSALSLITNQIQSIASFAASVNRLGMLDEELDQPGLAPHSPDHRIETRIAPRIVIEHLILRTPNSEQTLIEDLSLDMGDVDRLLVVGASGCGKSSLLRAIAGLWTNGQGVITRPDSQEMLFLPQRPYMLLGNLREQLIYPNLRSHISDDEIQEVLHLVNLEGLPERLGGMEAVQDWPSVLSLGEQQRLAFARILLSQPKYVMLDEATSALDVRNERQLYELLRSLDLVYISVGHRPSLLDYHQVVLELGTQTGWRLWSVEEYRSTLA; from the coding sequence ATGAACGCAGTAGAACCTTCTATTCAGCGCTTTCGCTTTGATCGGCAACTGTGGCATCGGTTTATTGAGATCGCCCAGCCCTACTTTTATCCGACCCATCGCGGTAGTACCTGGATATTTGCTGGGTTGCTGCTGGTATTACTGATTATTGTCGTCAGCCTCACCTTTTTTCTGGCAGTGGGTCTCACGCGACTGGGTCAATTGCTTTTCCCAGCTTTTTTTGCCGATCTGGCGGGCGGATTGGTTACCCAGGTAAATGGCCTGCTCAATTCCCCAGTGCCCTATATTGCCCTGGGATCGCTCTTGATCAGTGGTCTGCTGTTTGCGTCTCAGCGTCGTAAACTCCGACAACGGTGGTTGCAATGGGGGTTACTGGGGCTACTACTTTTCCTCTCGTTTGCTGTGAATGGCATGAATGTCATTCTCAGTTATGTCTTCCGATTTATCGATAATGTCTTAGTTGATAAAAATGAGACGGCTTTCTGGCAGTTTCTATGGGTTTATGCCGGAGTATTGATCGTTGCCATTCCAGTGATTGTTCTATATCGATATGTTCGATTAAAGTTAGGTCTATTTTGGCGAGAATGGCTAACGAAGGATTTTCTCGATCGCTATTTTGATAACCGTGCTTACTACGAACTCGACTCTAATGCTGCCAATGTCGAGGTCGATAATCCCGATCAGCGAATCACTGAGGATATTAAATCGTTTACAGGCACAACCCTTTCATTCTTGCTCGATATTTTAGATTCGATTCTCACACTGATTTCATTTATTGCTATTCTCTGGTCGATTTCTCGACCGTTAACCGGTGGTTTAGTCGTGTATGCCCTCGCTGGAACTGCGATCGCGGTCATTGCAGGAACCAAACTTATCCGGATTAACTATGACCAACTCCGCTTGGAAGCAAACTTCCGTTATGGCATGGTTCATGTGCGCGATAATGCGGAATCGATCGCCTTCTATCGCGGGGAAAGTTTAGAGCTTCAACAGGTCTTACAACGTCTGATCGCCGCCCTACGTAACTTTGATTTATTAATCCTTTGGCAGGCAATTATCGATCTCTTTCAATATGGCTATAACTACTTTGCGCGGTTGGTGCCTTATTTGATTGTTGCTCCCCTCTATTTTGCGGGTAATGCTGACTTTGGAACGATCGGCCAATCCTACTTTGCCTTTAGCCAAGTCTTGAGTGCCCTCTCATTGATCACCAACCAGATTCAGTCGATCGCAAGTTTTGCCGCCAGTGTTAACCGGTTGGGGATGCTTGATGAGGAACTCGATCAGCCCGGACTAGCTCCCCATAGTCCAGATCATCGTATTGAAACTCGCATTGCACCGCGGATTGTGATCGAACATTTAATCCTGCGTACCCCTAATTCAGAACAAACTCTGATTGAAGATTTGTCGTTAGATATGGGGGATGTCGATCGCCTATTGGTGGTGGGAGCCAGTGGTTGTGGTAAAAGTTCTCTTCTGCGGGCGATCGCGGGCTTGTGGACCAATGGTCAGGGAGTCATTACCCGTCCAGATTCTCAAGAGATGTTGTTCTTGCCCCAGCGTCCCTATATGCTCCTTGGTAATCTGCGCGAACAACTAATTTATCCTAACCTGCGCAGCCACATTAGCGATGATGAAATTCAAGAAGTACTGCACCTGGTCAACCTGGAAGGGTTGCCAGAACGATTAGGTGGCATGGAGGCCGTCCAAGATTGGCCATCTGTGCTTTCTTTAGGGGAACAACAACGCCTTGCCTTTGCCCGAATTCTGCTCTCTCAACCGAAATATGTGATGCTGGATGAAGCGACCAGTGCCCTAGACGTCAGAAATGAACGCCAACTTTACGAATTACTGAGAAGTCTGGATCTAGTCTATATTAGTGTCGGTCATCGGCCCAGTTTGTTGGATTATCACCAAGTGGTTTTGGAGTTAGGCACTCAGACCGGTTGGCGACTTTGGAGCGTTGAGGAATATCGCTCTACGCTCGCGTAA
- a CDS encoding cytochrome c biogenesis protein — MAIPCSQYPLGSPYQDHCPVATDRDRTPIAMTAKDFFPSKLTTLFAPLQRFWQQEFLPLLADLRLAIVLLLVIALFSISGTVIEQGQSAAFYAANYPEKPALLGFLSGKLILAIGLDHVYRTWWFLSLLIGFGASLSACTFTRQFPALKAARHWQFYQQPRQFEKLALSTEVAPANLNQLAPLLQSQRYRVFMADNTLYARKGIVGRIGPIVVHASMLLILAGAILGAMTGFMAQEMVPTGETFQIHNILNAGPWSAARIPQDWSVHVNRFWIDYTPNGTIDQFYSDLSILDEHQQEVKRETIHVNHPLRYRGVTLYQADWAIAAVQVRVNNSPTLQLPMAPLDTGGQGRLWGTWVPIKPDLSAGISLIAKDLQGMLLVYNSQGKLVSTVRTGMSTQVEGITLAVVDLLGSTGLQIKADPGIPLVYAGFGLLMLGVVMSYVSHSQIWALQQGDRLYVGGRTNRAQVAFERELLATIAQLSQLSQ, encoded by the coding sequence ATGGCTATACCTTGTTCCCAATACCCATTAGGATCACCGTATCAGGATCACTGCCCAGTTGCTACCGATCGCGATCGCACGCCCATTGCCATGACTGCTAAAGACTTCTTCCCATCCAAGCTGACCACCCTGTTTGCGCCGTTGCAACGGTTTTGGCAGCAAGAGTTCTTACCACTCCTGGCAGATTTGCGCCTCGCGATCGTCCTGTTGTTGGTCATTGCCCTGTTCAGCATATCGGGGACGGTGATCGAGCAGGGACAATCGGCAGCCTTTTACGCAGCGAATTATCCAGAAAAACCGGCCCTTTTGGGGTTTCTGAGCGGGAAATTGATTCTGGCGATCGGCCTTGATCATGTGTACCGGACGTGGTGGTTCCTGAGCCTGCTGATCGGGTTTGGAGCCAGCCTGAGCGCCTGTACCTTCACCCGCCAATTTCCCGCTCTTAAGGCTGCCCGCCACTGGCAGTTTTATCAACAACCGCGTCAGTTTGAGAAATTAGCCCTCAGTACAGAAGTCGCCCCTGCCAACCTCAACCAGTTAGCGCCTCTGCTGCAATCACAGCGATATCGAGTGTTCATGGCAGACAATACCCTGTATGCCCGCAAGGGGATTGTGGGGCGCATTGGCCCGATCGTCGTTCATGCCAGTATGCTACTCATTTTGGCCGGGGCAATTTTAGGCGCAATGACGGGGTTTATGGCCCAGGAAATGGTGCCGACGGGGGAAACTTTCCAAATTCACAACATCCTCAACGCGGGACCGTGGTCAGCCGCCCGGATTCCCCAGGATTGGTCGGTCCATGTCAACCGCTTTTGGATTGATTACACGCCCAATGGCACGATCGACCAATTTTACTCGGATCTCTCGATTCTGGACGAGCACCAGCAGGAGGTCAAACGGGAAACGATCCACGTCAATCACCCCCTGCGCTATCGCGGGGTCACGCTGTACCAAGCCGATTGGGCGATCGCGGCGGTGCAGGTTCGCGTTAATAATAGCCCCACCCTCCAGTTACCGATGGCTCCCCTCGATACCGGGGGGCAGGGTCGCCTTTGGGGGACCTGGGTACCGATCAAACCAGACCTGAGTGCCGGGATTTCTCTCATTGCTAAAGATTTGCAGGGGATGCTGCTGGTGTATAACTCCCAAGGCAAGTTAGTCTCAACCGTGCGCACAGGGATGTCTACTCAAGTGGAGGGCATTACTCTGGCAGTTGTGGATCTGTTGGGCAGTACTGGGCTGCAAATTAAGGCCGATCCCGGAATTCCCCTAGTCTATGCCGGATTTGGGTTGCTGATGCTGGGAGTGGTGATGAGCTATGTGTCCCATTCGCAAATTTGGGCATTACAGCAGGGCGATCGCCTGTACGTCGGAGGACGCACGAACCGGGCCCAAGTCGCCTTTGAACGGGAATTGCTGGCCACGATCGCCCAGTTAAGCCAGTTAAGTCAGTAA
- a CDS encoding 2-hydroxyacid dehydrogenase: protein MKVAVFSTKSYDRQFFEAINADYGHELTFFEPRLTPETAVLAEGFPCVCVFINDRLSEETLRTIASHGTQYIALRCAGFNNVDLKVAAELGMKVVRVPAYSPYAVAEHAVGLVLMLNRKLYRAYNRVRDDDFSLDGLLGFDLHGCTVGVVGTGKIGQCFAQIMKGFGCYLLAYDIHPNPACVELGVKYVALPELLANSDVVSLHCPLFPETYHMINEQTLQLFKRGAMLINTSRGALIDTHAVIGAIKSGQIGYLGIDVYEEEEELFFEDLSDTVIQDDTFQLLQSYPNVVITAHQAFFTRNALTNIANTTLANIRDLAAGTPCPNEVKAPA, encoded by the coding sequence ATGAAGGTTGCTGTATTTAGTACTAAAAGTTACGATCGTCAATTTTTTGAGGCGATTAATGCTGACTATGGCCATGAATTAACATTTTTTGAACCACGTTTAACTCCAGAAACAGCCGTCCTGGCTGAAGGATTTCCCTGTGTTTGTGTTTTTATTAATGATCGTTTAAGCGAAGAAACCCTACGCACGATCGCGAGTCACGGCACACAATATATTGCCCTACGCTGTGCTGGCTTTAATAACGTCGACCTCAAGGTGGCAGCCGAGTTAGGGATGAAGGTGGTGCGTGTTCCGGCCTATTCGCCCTATGCCGTTGCGGAACATGCAGTAGGATTAGTCCTGATGTTAAACCGAAAACTCTATCGCGCCTATAACCGGGTGCGAGACGATGATTTTTCTTTAGATGGCCTCTTGGGGTTTGATTTACATGGTTGTACGGTGGGGGTAGTCGGCACCGGTAAAATTGGTCAATGTTTTGCCCAAATCATGAAAGGATTTGGCTGCTATCTATTAGCCTATGATATCCACCCCAATCCTGCCTGTGTGGAATTAGGGGTCAAGTATGTTGCTCTGCCAGAGCTACTGGCTAACTCAGATGTGGTTTCGCTGCACTGTCCGTTATTTCCCGAAACCTATCACATGATTAACGAACAGACATTGCAACTATTTAAGCGCGGTGCCATGCTGATTAATACCAGTCGTGGAGCATTGATTGATACCCATGCTGTGATTGGGGCAATTAAGTCAGGTCAAATCGGCTATTTAGGCATCGATGTGTACGAAGAGGAAGAAGAACTTTTCTTTGAAGACCTCTCCGACACTGTTATCCAGGATGATACGTTCCAACTCCTGCAATCCTATCCCAACGTGGTGATTACGGCCCACCAAGCCTTTTTTACCCGCAATGCTTTGACGAATATTGCTAATACGACCCTTGCCAATATCCGCGATCTGGCAGCGGGCACCCCCTGTCCCAATGAGGTTAAGGCTCCTGCTTAA